A single genomic interval of Hydractinia symbiolongicarpus strain clone_291-10 chromosome 8, HSymV2.1, whole genome shotgun sequence harbors:
- the LOC130655854 gene encoding A disintegrin and metalloproteinase with thrombospondin motifs 2-like isoform X2: MKLAICLQHDGEGSASKCDIDKSKGSVMAPFLVSKPNGFYWSSCSRNTVKKTIGSFSCLKNVQKHKKQCSGICDIPYTLTEQCQFNFGKSYRACTTLNPCQKLQCKKHTEKVCQTNSRPALKGSICGRNQHCSNWSCVVDKNTINIVHGNWGLWHSWSNRSQSCGVGVRKKIRKCDSPK, translated from the exons ATGAAACTGGCCATct GCTTGCAGCACGATGGAGAAGGAAGTGCCAGCAAATGTGATATTGATAAATCGAAAGGCTCTGTCATGGCACCTTTTCTTGTCTCAAAACCTAATGGATTTTACTGGTCTTCGTGTAGTAGGAATACAGTTAAGAAAACAATtgg ATCCTTTTCTTGTTTAAAGAACGTACAGAAGCATAAGAAGCAATGTTCTGGAATTTGTGACATTCCATACACATTAACAGAGCAATGTCAATTCAATTTTGGTAAATCATACAGAGCTTGCACTACT TTAAATCCCTGTCAAAAATTGCAGTGCAAAAAACACACAGAAAAAGTCTGTCAAACAAACTCAAGACCTGCACTTAAAGGTTCCATTTGTGGCAGAAACCAG CATTGTTCAAATTGGTCATGTGTTGTAGATAAGAATACAATAAATATAGTACATGGAAACTGGGGATTGTGGCACTCATGGTCGAATCGCTCACAAAGTTGCGGTGTTGGTGttcgtaaaaaaataagaaaatgtgaTTCTcctaagtaa
- the LOC130655854 gene encoding A disintegrin and metalloproteinase with thrombospondin motifs 6-like isoform X4, translating into MAMKNLHQALSIFRFNIIVNKDYENSSHSVFVEYFGKNNSYEGKIVHKEECIYSGSGNTSNNVTADVILNVCKGLEGMIRSESETIFIQPVKNNELFPLQHIIYRRRDVVTKYTKFSDYATEKPFQTKPFVFAFSRIC; encoded by the exons ATGGCGATGAAAAATCTGCACCAAGCTCTAAGCATATTTAG ATTTAATATAATCGTGAATAAAGATTATGAAAATTCTTCGCACAGTGTTTTTGTGGAATACTTTGGGAAAAATAATTCTTATGAAGGAAAAATTGTGCACAAGGAAGAATGCATATATTCAGGAAGTGGCAATACTTCTAATAATGTGACTGCTGATGTCATCCTTAATGTTTGTAAAGGTTTG GAAGGCATGATTCGAAGTGAGTCTGAAACAATATTCATTCAACCTGTGAAAAACAATGAACTATTTCCACTACAGCACATTATATACAGAAGGAGAGATGTTGTTACTAAATATACTAAATTTAGTGACTATGCTACAGAAAAACCTTTTCAAA CAAAACCGTTTGTATTTGCCTTCTCACGAATTTGCTAA
- the LOC130655854 gene encoding A disintegrin and metalloproteinase with thrombospondin motifs 6-like isoform X3 has product MAMKNLHQALSIFRFNIIVNKDYENSSHSVFVEYFGKNNSYEGKIVHKEECIYSGSGNTSNNVTADVILNVCKGLEGMIRSESETIFIQPVKNNELFPLQHIIYRRRDVVTKYTKFSDYATEKPFQNKVKSRVKRIVYDSYLKFRKNYNLKCLQNRLYLPSHEFAKWNNI; this is encoded by the exons ATGGCGATGAAAAATCTGCACCAAGCTCTAAGCATATTTAG ATTTAATATAATCGTGAATAAAGATTATGAAAATTCTTCGCACAGTGTTTTTGTGGAATACTTTGGGAAAAATAATTCTTATGAAGGAAAAATTGTGCACAAGGAAGAATGCATATATTCAGGAAGTGGCAATACTTCTAATAATGTGACTGCTGATGTCATCCTTAATGTTTGTAAAGGTTTG GAAGGCATGATTCGAAGTGAGTCTGAAACAATATTCATTCAACCTGTGAAAAACAATGAACTATTTCCACTACAGCACATTATATACAGAAGGAGAGATGTTGTTACTAAATATACTAAATTTAGTGACTATGCTACAGAAAAACCTTTTCAAA ATAAAGTTAAATCTCGTGTGAAAAGAATTGTTTATGACAGTTATTTAAAATTCAGGAAAAATTACAATCTTAAATGTCTG CAAAACCGTTTGTATTTGCCTTCTCACGAATTTGCTAAATGGAACAACATTTGA
- the LOC130655854 gene encoding A disintegrin and metalloproteinase with thrombospondin motifs 2-like isoform X1, which yields MCKRGKSCAIVEDEGFASAFMVAHETGHLLGLQHDGEGSASKCDIDKSKGSVMAPFLVSKPNGFYWSSCSRNTVKKTIGSFSCLKNVQKHKKQCSGICDIPYTLTEQCQFNFGKSYRACTTLNPCQKLQCKKHTEKVCQTNSRPALKGSICGRNQHCSNWSCVVDKNTINIVHGNWGLWHSWSNRSQSCGVGVRKKIRKCDSPK from the exons ATGTGTAAACGAGGAAAAAGCTGTGCAATTGTTGAAGATGAAGGATTTGCCTCTGCATTTATGGTAGCTCATGAAACTGGCCATct TTTAGGCTTGCAGCACGATGGAGAAGGAAGTGCCAGCAAATGTGATATTGATAAATCGAAAGGCTCTGTCATGGCACCTTTTCTTGTCTCAAAACCTAATGGATTTTACTGGTCTTCGTGTAGTAGGAATACAGTTAAGAAAACAATtgg ATCCTTTTCTTGTTTAAAGAACGTACAGAAGCATAAGAAGCAATGTTCTGGAATTTGTGACATTCCATACACATTAACAGAGCAATGTCAATTCAATTTTGGTAAATCATACAGAGCTTGCACTACT TTAAATCCCTGTCAAAAATTGCAGTGCAAAAAACACACAGAAAAAGTCTGTCAAACAAACTCAAGACCTGCACTTAAAGGTTCCATTTGTGGCAGAAACCAG CATTGTTCAAATTGGTCATGTGTTGTAGATAAGAATACAATAAATATAGTACATGGAAACTGGGGATTGTGGCACTCATGGTCGAATCGCTCACAAAGTTGCGGTGTTGGTGttcgtaaaaaaataagaaaatgtgaTTCTcctaagtaa